A genomic segment from Vagococcus zengguangii encodes:
- a CDS encoding Fur family transcriptional regulator: MSHEEVNFAIEELKKSNIRITPQRHAVLEYLIESHGHPTADEIYQALVPRFPNMSVATVYNNLRLFTKIGFVQEMPYGDSSSRFDFASKKHYHAICQSCGKIVDTVYPGLEDVEMAVERLTGYRINTHRLELYGLCPECQKKSKKQ, translated from the coding sequence ATGTCGCATGAAGAAGTTAATTTTGCTATAGAAGAGCTAAAAAAATCGAATATCCGAATTACACCACAAAGACATGCCGTGTTGGAGTATTTAATCGAAAGTCATGGACATCCAACTGCCGATGAAATATATCAAGCGTTAGTTCCTCGTTTTCCTAATATGAGTGTCGCAACCGTTTATAATAATTTAAGACTTTTTACTAAGATTGGTTTTGTGCAGGAGATGCCTTATGGTGACTCATCAAGTCGTTTTGATTTTGCCTCTAAGAAACATTACCATGCGATTTGCCAATCTTGTGGTAAAATTGTCGATACCGTTTACCCTGGTTTAGAAGATGTAGAGATGGCAGTGGAACGTCTAACAGGCTATCGAATCAATACGCACCGCTTAGAGTTATACGGCCTTTGCCCAGAATGTCAAAAAAAGTCAAAAAAACAATAA
- the purB gene encoding adenylosuccinate lyase codes for MLERYTRPEMKAIWTEENKYNAWLEVEILAAEAWAEMGEIPQEDVAKIRRDASFDVERILEIEQQTRHDVVAFTRTVSESLGDESKWIHYGLTSTDVVDTAYGYLLKQANEILRKDLNHFLEVIGNKAKEHKYTVMMGRTHGVHAEPTTFGLKLALWYSEMKRNIERFEHAAKGVEAGKISGAVGTFANTPPTVEAYVCDKLGIRAQDISTQVLPRDLHAEYISAMALVATSIEKFATEIRGLQKSETREVEEFFAKGQKGSSAMPHKRNPIGSENMTGLARVIRGHVITAMENVSLWHERDISHSSAERIIIPDTTSLLNYMLNRFSNIVENLTVFPENMKRNMDATYGLIYSQRVLLKLIDHGMTREEAYDLVQPKTAYAWDNQTQFRPLLEADEKIMSVLSMEELNDAFDYSWHMKHVDDLFERVGLAE; via the coding sequence ATGTTAGAAAGATATACAAGACCAGAGATGAAAGCTATTTGGACGGAGGAGAACAAGTACAATGCTTGGTTAGAGGTTGAAATATTGGCAGCAGAAGCTTGGGCGGAGATGGGAGAAATCCCCCAAGAAGATGTGGCTAAAATTCGTCGTGACGCTTCATTTGACGTAGAACGTATTTTAGAAATTGAACAACAAACAAGACATGATGTCGTAGCCTTCACACGTACAGTATCAGAAAGCCTAGGTGATGAAAGTAAATGGATTCATTACGGCTTAACAAGTACGGATGTAGTAGACACTGCTTATGGTTATTTATTAAAACAAGCAAATGAGATTTTGAGAAAAGATTTAAACCACTTTTTAGAGGTGATTGGTAATAAAGCCAAAGAACACAAGTATACCGTAATGATGGGACGTACTCATGGTGTACACGCGGAACCAACAACATTTGGTTTGAAATTAGCACTATGGTATTCAGAGATGAAACGTAACATCGAGCGTTTCGAACATGCAGCTAAAGGTGTCGAAGCGGGTAAAATCAGTGGTGCAGTTGGGACATTTGCCAATACACCTCCAACAGTAGAAGCGTATGTTTGCGATAAATTAGGCATTCGCGCCCAAGATATCTCAACTCAAGTGTTACCACGTGACTTACATGCGGAATATATTTCAGCAATGGCGTTAGTCGCAACAAGTATCGAAAAATTCGCCACTGAAATTCGTGGCTTACAAAAATCAGAAACACGTGAAGTCGAAGAGTTTTTCGCTAAGGGACAAAAAGGTTCTTCAGCGATGCCACATAAACGTAACCCAATCGGTTCAGAAAATATGACCGGTCTAGCACGCGTGATCCGTGGCCACGTGATTACTGCGATGGAAAATGTTAGTTTATGGCATGAACGTGATATTTCACATAGTTCAGCTGAACGTATCATAATTCCTGATACGACAAGCTTACTTAACTACATGTTGAATCGTTTCTCCAATATTGTAGAGAACTTAACCGTCTTCCCAGAAAACATGAAACGCAATATGGATGCGACATATGGATTAATCTATAGCCAACGCGTTTTACTTAAATTAATTGATCACGGGATGACACGCGAAGAAGCCTATGACTTAGTCCAACCTAAGACAGCTTATGCGTGGGATAATCAAACGCAATTCCGTCCGCTACTAGAAGCGGATGAAAAAATTATGTCAGTGTTATCAATGGAAGAACTAAATGATGCCTTTGACTACAGCTGGCACATGAAGCATGTCGATGATTTATTCGAACGTGTCGGATTAGCAGAATAA
- a CDS encoding PolC-type DNA polymerase III — protein MTLNPYELYQKLLEQVDPERQLSQEALFQQGKIEKVVVKKQSKAWEFHLSFQEILPVEWLHQLVLALKHSFAGIATIEVNIQAENAQYDEVKLQEYWEYCLQQADGNPSLINGSLTGVMPQIIDKQIVVMIEKEGIISYLDTQFFPNVAAVYERVGFPKFKLQARLNQDLAATRRQEFEQRQREQQEKIMAAAAEAVAKNEQLKEKRKKETPVLEGPIQLGRNIQDDELITPMKEILEEERRITIEGYVFDTEVRDLRSGRKILIIKMTDYTSSFIVKKFSNGEKDEAVFASIKKGLWLKVRGSVQEDTFMRDLVMNAQDLVEVKKAKKQDKAPEDQKRVEFHAHTNMSTMDALPSAKDLVKQAADWGMPAIAITDHAGAQAFPDAHHAGEAGGVKVMYGIESNVIDDGVPIAYNPAPINLSDATYVVFDVETTGLSAVYDTIIELAAVKMHKGNIIETFEEFIDPGHPLSQTTINLTGITDEMVRGSKSEKEVLSLFKEFCGDDILVAHNASFDMGFLNTSYEKYDMGEAPNPVIDTLELSRFLHPQWKSHRLNTLAKKYNVNLEQHHRAIYDSESTGHLCWIFVKKAQEEHGITRHDELNEHVGEGDAYKRARPFHATIYARTQAGLKNLFKIISASNVEYFYRVPRVPRSLLTSLREGLIVGSACSNGEIFEAMMQKGYEEARNRAKFYDFIEIMPKPVYAPLLENEMVKNERDLEEIIGNLCKIGDELGKPVIATGNVHYLQPTDKIYREVLISSLGGASMLNRTKLPDVHFRTTDEMLQEFAFLGKDKAFEVVVKNSREMADRFEEVTPVKTDLYTPKIEGAEQEITDLSYNEARRLYGEELPEIVEKRIEKELNSIIGNGFSVIYLISQKLVHKSVADGYLVGSRGSVGSSFVATMTGITEVNPLAPHYRCEECQYSEFFEDGSYGSGFDLPDKVCPKCGADLKKDGHDIPFETFLGFHGDKVPDIDLNFSGAYQARAHDYTKELFGEEYVYRAGTIGTVADKTAYGFAKGYERDHNLNLRSAEIDRLAKGATGVKRTTGQHPGGIIVIPDYMDVYDFTPIQYPADDQESEWKTTHFDFHSIHDNVLKLDILGHDDPTVIRMLQDLSGIDPKTIPPDDKETMKIFSGPEVLGVTSDQILSKTGTLGIPEFGTKFVRGMLEQTHPTTFAELLQISGLSHGTDVWLGNAEELIRQGRATLAEVIGCRDDIMVYLIHNGLEDGLAFKIMESVRKGKGIPDDWQAAMKEEGIPDWYIESCLKIKYMFPKAHAAAYVLMALRVAYFKVHYPIYYYAAYFSVRASDFDLVAMSKGKEAVKDRMKEISDKGLEASTKEKNLLTVLELANEMLERGFEFKMVDLYKSDANDFVIEGNSLIAPFRAVPSLGENVAKQIMVAREEQEFLSKEDLANRGKVSKTIIEYLSENGVLDGMPDENQLSLFDMF, from the coding sequence ATGACTTTAAATCCCTATGAACTGTATCAAAAATTATTAGAACAAGTTGATCCTGAACGCCAATTATCGCAAGAGGCGTTGTTTCAACAAGGGAAAATTGAAAAAGTCGTCGTTAAAAAACAAAGTAAAGCGTGGGAATTTCATTTATCTTTTCAAGAAATTTTACCAGTGGAGTGGTTACACCAATTAGTGTTAGCCTTAAAGCATAGTTTTGCTGGGATTGCGACGATTGAAGTGAATATTCAGGCTGAAAATGCACAGTATGACGAAGTTAAGTTGCAAGAGTATTGGGAATATTGCTTACAGCAGGCTGACGGTAATCCGTCCTTAATTAACGGCTCGTTAACAGGTGTTATGCCCCAAATTATCGACAAGCAAATTGTCGTGATGATTGAAAAAGAGGGGATTATTTCGTATTTAGATACACAATTTTTCCCGAATGTGGCGGCAGTCTATGAACGTGTCGGTTTTCCTAAGTTCAAATTGCAAGCGAGGTTAAATCAAGATTTAGCGGCAACTCGTCGTCAAGAATTTGAGCAACGCCAACGTGAACAACAAGAAAAAATAATGGCGGCAGCAGCTGAAGCGGTCGCGAAAAATGAACAGCTTAAGGAAAAACGTAAAAAAGAAACCCCTGTCTTAGAAGGGCCAATTCAATTAGGTCGTAATATTCAAGACGATGAATTAATTACGCCGATGAAAGAGATTTTGGAAGAAGAACGTCGTATTACGATTGAAGGTTATGTTTTTGATACCGAAGTGCGTGATTTACGTTCGGGTCGTAAAATTTTAATTATTAAAATGACCGACTATACGTCATCGTTTATCGTGAAGAAGTTCTCTAATGGTGAAAAAGACGAAGCGGTATTTGCGAGCATTAAAAAAGGTTTGTGGTTAAAAGTACGCGGTAGTGTCCAAGAAGATACTTTCATGCGTGACTTAGTTATGAACGCACAGGATTTAGTCGAAGTTAAAAAGGCTAAGAAACAAGATAAAGCTCCTGAAGACCAAAAACGCGTGGAATTTCATGCCCATACGAATATGAGTACAATGGATGCTTTACCAAGCGCGAAAGATTTAGTCAAACAGGCAGCTGATTGGGGCATGCCAGCCATTGCGATTACGGATCATGCCGGAGCCCAAGCCTTTCCTGATGCTCACCACGCAGGTGAAGCGGGTGGTGTAAAAGTTATGTATGGGATTGAATCCAATGTCATCGATGATGGTGTGCCGATTGCCTATAATCCAGCTCCGATTAATTTATCAGATGCAACCTATGTCGTGTTTGACGTTGAGACAACTGGATTATCGGCAGTCTATGATACTATTATCGAGCTTGCAGCGGTTAAAATGCATAAGGGTAACATTATTGAAACCTTTGAAGAGTTCATTGATCCGGGACATCCATTATCACAAACAACGATTAATTTAACCGGGATTACTGATGAAATGGTCCGTGGTTCGAAATCAGAAAAAGAAGTCTTGTCATTATTTAAAGAATTTTGTGGTGATGATATTCTGGTTGCACACAATGCCAGCTTTGATATGGGCTTCTTAAACACCAGTTATGAAAAGTACGACATGGGGGAAGCCCCAAATCCAGTCATTGATACGTTAGAGTTGTCACGTTTCTTGCATCCTCAATGGAAGAGTCACCGTTTGAATACGTTGGCGAAGAAATATAATGTCAATTTAGAACAACATCACCGTGCGATTTATGACTCAGAGTCAACCGGGCATCTATGTTGGATTTTTGTCAAAAAAGCCCAAGAAGAACATGGGATTACTCGTCATGATGAGTTGAATGAACACGTGGGGGAAGGCGATGCGTATAAGCGTGCACGTCCGTTCCATGCGACGATTTACGCGCGAACCCAAGCTGGTTTAAAAAATCTTTTCAAAATTATCTCAGCTTCAAATGTTGAATATTTTTACCGCGTACCGCGAGTGCCACGCTCCTTGTTAACGAGCTTACGTGAAGGGTTAATAGTTGGTTCTGCTTGTAGCAATGGTGAAATCTTTGAAGCAATGATGCAAAAAGGGTATGAAGAAGCACGTAATCGTGCCAAATTTTATGACTTTATTGAAATCATGCCCAAACCGGTCTACGCACCGTTACTTGAAAATGAAATGGTTAAAAACGAGCGCGACTTGGAAGAAATTATCGGCAACTTATGTAAAATTGGCGACGAGTTAGGCAAACCCGTGATTGCGACCGGGAATGTCCACTACTTGCAACCAACGGATAAAATTTATCGTGAAGTGCTAATTAGCTCATTAGGTGGTGCGAGTATGCTGAATCGTACCAAGTTACCGGATGTTCATTTTAGAACGACCGATGAGATGCTTCAAGAATTTGCCTTTCTAGGGAAAGATAAAGCGTTTGAAGTCGTCGTTAAAAACTCTCGTGAAATGGCCGATCGTTTTGAAGAGGTGACACCCGTTAAGACTGACTTGTACACGCCTAAGATTGAAGGAGCCGAGCAAGAAATCACGGACTTGAGTTACAACGAAGCCCGCCGTTTATACGGCGAAGAGTTACCAGAAATCGTTGAAAAGCGGATTGAAAAAGAATTGAATAGTATCATCGGTAACGGGTTCTCGGTTATTTATTTAATTTCGCAAAAACTTGTGCATAAATCAGTCGCGGATGGCTACTTAGTAGGATCACGTGGTTCGGTTGGTTCTAGTTTTGTTGCGACGATGACTGGGATTACCGAAGTTAACCCGTTGGCGCCACATTATCGCTGTGAAGAATGTCAATATTCGGAATTTTTTGAAGACGGTAGTTACGGTTCAGGTTTTGACTTGCCAGATAAAGTCTGTCCTAAATGTGGGGCTGATTTGAAAAAAGACGGTCACGATATTCCGTTTGAAACATTCTTAGGGTTTCATGGGGATAAAGTACCCGATATCGACTTGAACTTCTCAGGTGCGTATCAGGCGAGAGCCCATGACTATACGAAAGAATTATTCGGTGAAGAATATGTTTACCGTGCCGGAACAATTGGTACGGTGGCGGATAAGACGGCCTATGGTTTTGCGAAGGGCTATGAACGTGATCACAATTTGAATTTGCGTAGTGCCGAAATTGATCGTCTTGCTAAAGGGGCGACAGGTGTGAAACGGACGACTGGTCAGCATCCAGGGGGGATTATCGTTATCCCCGACTATATGGATGTTTATGACTTTACGCCGATTCAATACCCAGCCGACGACCAAGAGTCTGAATGGAAAACAACGCACTTTGATTTCCACTCGATTCACGATAATGTTTTGAAACTCGATATTTTAGGGCACGATGATCCAACCGTCATTAGGATGTTGCAAGATTTGTCAGGCATTGATCCGAAGACGATTCCACCGGATGACAAAGAAACGATGAAAATTTTCTCAGGACCAGAAGTTTTAGGTGTGACATCTGATCAAATCTTATCCAAGACGGGTACGTTAGGAATTCCTGAGTTTGGAACGAAATTCGTGCGTGGGATGTTAGAACAAACGCATCCAACGACGTTTGCTGAGTTGCTGCAAATTTCCGGTTTATCTCATGGTACGGATGTATGGTTAGGTAATGCTGAGGAATTAATTCGCCAAGGTCGAGCGACGCTGGCAGAAGTAATTGGGTGTCGTGATGATATCATGGTTTATTTAATTCATAATGGCTTAGAAGATGGTTTAGCCTTCAAAATTATGGAGAGTGTGCGTAAAGGGAAAGGAATTCCTGATGACTGGCAAGCGGCCATGAAAGAAGAAGGTATTCCAGATTGGTACATTGAATCATGTTTGAAAATTAAATATATGTTTCCGAAAGCCCATGCGGCGGCCTACGTCTTAATGGCCTTGCGTGTTGCTTACTTTAAGGTTCACTATCCGATTTATTATTATGCGGCTTATTTTTCAGTTCGTGCCTCTGATTTTGATTTAGTGGCGATGTCTAAAGGCAAAGAAGCCGTTAAAGATCGCATGAAAGAAATTAGTGACAAGGGCTTAGAAGCTTCAACTAAAGAGAAAAACTTATTAACCGTGCTAGAGTTAGCTAATGAGATGTTAGAACGTGGGTTTGAGTTCAAGATGGTTGATTTATACAAATCAGACGCCAACGACTTCGTGATTGAAGGCAACAGTTTGATTGCACCATTTAGAGCCGTCCCAAGTTTGGGTGAAAACGTGGCGAAACAAATCATGGTAGCCCGTGAAGAACAAGAATTTTTATCAAAAGAAGATTTGGCTAACCGTGGGAAAGTTTCTAAAACGATTATCGAGTACTTGAGTGAAAACGGGGTACTAGATGGCATGCCAGATGAGAATCAATTATCATTATTTGATATGTTTTAA
- a CDS encoding biotin transporter BioY, translating to MKAKDMTAVAMMMAIVIVLGLVPPIPIGLIPVPIVFQNLGIMLAGITLGSRKGGLAVLLFLLLVVMGMPFLTGGSGGASVFVGPTAGYLLGWLVSTLLIGLGRQRFRESSNWLVKFVLIWVPGVLLSDFLGSIGLFMVTGMNFRAALLSNLAFIPGDTIKVLLVVMIADRLIKLPLFRN from the coding sequence ATGAAAGCAAAAGATATGACGGCCGTTGCGATGATGATGGCGATAGTGATTGTATTAGGACTAGTACCACCTATTCCGATTGGACTGATACCCGTGCCTATCGTTTTTCAAAACTTAGGGATTATGTTAGCGGGCATCACATTAGGTTCTAGAAAAGGTGGCTTGGCTGTTCTATTATTCTTATTGTTAGTGGTAATGGGAATGCCGTTTTTGACAGGTGGCAGTGGTGGGGCATCCGTTTTTGTGGGGCCAACAGCAGGTTACTTATTGGGCTGGTTGGTTTCAACGTTATTGATTGGGTTAGGTCGTCAACGATTTAGAGAAAGTTCAAATTGGCTAGTAAAATTTGTGCTGATCTGGGTACCCGGTGTTCTACTGTCAGATTTTCTTGGTTCAATTGGGTTATTTATGGTCACAGGTATGAATTTTAGAGCAGCCTTGTTATCAAATTTAGCGTTTATTCCAGGTGATACGATTAAAGTCTTGTTAGTAGTAATGATTGCTGATCGTTTAATAAAGTTACCGTTATTTAGAAACTAA
- a CDS encoding CHY zinc finger protein — MKIKGINLDKKGRCLHYHQTHDIVALKCNDCQQYYACYQCHDELEEHPFSPVSKNDESPILCGNCQQTLNYPQYQIGHCPLCQHPFNTNCQLHANIYFK; from the coding sequence ATGAAAATTAAAGGGATTAATTTAGATAAAAAGGGTCGTTGTTTACACTATCATCAGACACATGATATCGTAGCTCTTAAGTGTAATGATTGTCAACAATATTATGCTTGCTACCAGTGTCATGATGAACTAGAGGAACATCCTTTTTCTCCAGTAAGTAAAAACGATGAGTCACCAATCCTTTGCGGTAACTGCCAACAAACCTTAAACTATCCGCAATATCAAATAGGTCATTGTCCTTTGTGTCAGCATCCCTTTAACACTAATTGCCAACTGCATGCTAACATTTATTTCAAATAA
- a CDS encoding MucBP domain-containing protein, protein MTELKRKQAEQLIKKASKNRKKATNLLMCGAILSTTVLPLTTVFASTLMDKQPTEQTESSTVDSSVEETVEDTTSVFSDTYQETVQETNDEEPDFDVVEQQSPAVEQPKEEQAPVATPRYTENDWVLMEDGYYHLGGDIRNEGTLDVTVNFVDKETGALLGSYFSPKHEVNLGMSVIADEDLGINPQEYVVEEDNQYVDYGWATYDEDGNLIGYRGVKLGYSDMPTDGKGNSTVTVQLKKYVKEEVPTPEEVSFTVSYVDENNKQISETDTYTGEEGQEYWINFPEFYGYKFAEGQAIEMQGTYEKGMANVTVHYVKDDETDPSVEMGTVTVKHVDIDTNKEIATPDTITDEVGMGYWASEKEIEGYDFVEEFDEDGSSLQGGTITTEPQTHVLHYKSNGEVTPPTQEQSGGVTINFWFALNSTMIKEPIHLDGKVGESYSYDIADIPATITYEGRTFYLNTDYLTSIADQFEGTFAKELKEINVVYDLDNGTVTPENQESSLEVLFLDQNGDPIKDSVLIEGTKGDKYDISKFATDIKGYTLDKTKLPTLTGTLDGNNQAVFYFTEVDDTTNGGNTGDNGSDNGGNTGNGDNGNNSNGGTDNNSGSNSGNTNSNDADTNNSGNGSSSNNTPINNNSNTGSSNNTNNSTNTTQTSSTEGLPQTGESSNPWLTASGIVTMASTTLAWVLKRKHG, encoded by the coding sequence ATGACTGAATTAAAAAGGAAACAAGCAGAACAACTAATAAAAAAAGCAAGCAAGAATAGAAAGAAAGCAACTAACTTATTAATGTGCGGTGCTATTCTATCTACAACAGTACTACCTTTGACAACAGTGTTTGCATCTACTTTGATGGACAAGCAGCCTACTGAACAAACAGAATCTTCTACTGTCGATTCATCAGTAGAAGAGACAGTAGAAGACACTACTTCTGTTTTTTCAGACACATATCAAGAAACTGTTCAAGAAACGAACGATGAGGAACCAGACTTCGACGTTGTAGAACAACAATCTCCAGCAGTAGAACAACCTAAAGAAGAACAAGCACCAGTTGCAACACCACGATACACAGAAAACGATTGGGTATTAATGGAAGACGGTTATTATCACTTGGGTGGAGATATTCGAAATGAGGGTACTCTAGATGTAACTGTAAACTTTGTAGACAAAGAAACAGGAGCATTATTAGGTTCTTACTTCAGTCCTAAACATGAAGTTAACCTAGGTATGTCAGTTATTGCTGATGAAGATTTAGGTATTAACCCACAAGAATATGTAGTTGAAGAAGATAACCAATACGTAGACTATGGTTGGGCTACATACGATGAAGACGGAAACTTAATTGGATATCGTGGAGTTAAGTTAGGTTATTCAGACATGCCAACTGACGGTAAAGGTAACTCGACTGTTACAGTACAATTGAAGAAATATGTAAAAGAAGAAGTACCAACACCTGAAGAAGTAAGCTTTACTGTATCTTATGTAGACGAAAACAACAAACAAATCTCTGAAACTGACACTTACACAGGTGAAGAGGGTCAAGAGTATTGGATTAATTTCCCTGAATTCTACGGTTACAAGTTCGCAGAGGGACAAGCTATTGAAATGCAAGGTACTTATGAAAAAGGCATGGCTAATGTGACAGTACATTACGTTAAAGATGACGAAACTGACCCTTCAGTAGAAATGGGAACAGTAACAGTAAAACACGTAGACATCGACACAAATAAAGAAATCGCAACACCTGACACTATCACAGATGAGGTAGGTATGGGGTACTGGGCTTCTGAGAAAGAAATCGAAGGATATGACTTTGTAGAAGAGTTTGACGAGGACGGTTCAAGCCTACAAGGAGGTACAATCACGACAGAACCACAAACACACGTACTACACTACAAATCAAACGGCGAAGTAACCCCTCCAACACAAGAGCAATCAGGAGGAGTAACTATCAACTTCTGGTTTGCATTGAACAGTACTATGATTAAAGAACCTATTCACTTAGACGGCAAGGTAGGCGAAAGCTACTCATACGACATTGCTGACATTCCAGCAACCATTACTTACGAAGGACGTACCTTCTACTTGAACACTGACTACCTAACAAGTATCGCAGACCAATTTGAAGGCACATTCGCCAAAGAGTTAAAAGAAATCAACGTAGTATATGACTTAGACAACGGTACTGTAACACCTGAAAACCAAGAGTCTTCACTAGAGGTACTATTCTTAGACCAAAATGGAGACCCAATTAAAGATAGCGTATTAATTGAGGGAACAAAAGGAGATAAGTACGATATTTCTAAATTTGCTACAGACATTAAGGGGTATACTTTAGATAAAACTAAACTACCTACCCTAACAGGTACGTTAGATGGTAACAACCAAGCAGTATTCTACTTCACAGAAGTAGATGATACCACTAATGGTGGCAACACAGGTGATAATGGCTCTGACAACGGTGGAAACACTGGAAACGGAGACAACGGTAATAACTCCAACGGGGGTACTGACAACAACAGTGGTTCAAACAGTGGTAACACTAACAGCAACGATGCTGATACCAACAACTCTGGAAACGGATCAAGTTCAAACAATACACCAATCAACAATAACTCAAACACTGGAAGTTCAAACAACACTAACAACTCAACTAACACAACTCAAACAAGTTCTACTGAGGGACTTCCACAAACAGGAGAATCATCAAATCCATGGCTTACAGCCTCTGGAATTGTTACTATGGCATCTACTACATTAGCTTGGGTATTAAAACGTAAACATGGATAA
- a CDS encoding C39 family peptidase, with the protein MDNVAHKQRITRKKRKLKAHIKGYLILTGIFLFSLTCMNIVHSITMSNLNDKLVKADKELNSKNRYIDTLETEIKEPFKTYGDKTRASLKKEGLNSSLILQRDERWAKESYGWGINTTVDKNACAITSLSMINAYWKNSELSVTDVLNWAGNDYYTDYGTSWNIFPAFAQNYGYTYTDLGTQIDSALPYLEEDIPVVASFNPGIFTSVGHIMVLSHADEDGIRILDPNDDVSKKFSLTTYSTEDIQASLAHLWVFEETN; encoded by the coding sequence ATGGATAATGTAGCACACAAACAGAGAATAACTCGAAAGAAAAGAAAACTAAAAGCTCATATTAAAGGCTATTTAATTTTGACAGGTATCTTTCTATTCTCACTAACTTGTATGAATATCGTTCATTCAATAACCATGTCTAACTTAAATGATAAATTAGTCAAAGCTGATAAAGAATTAAATAGCAAGAACCGTTACATTGATACATTAGAAACCGAGATAAAAGAACCATTTAAGACTTATGGTGATAAAACACGAGCTTCTTTGAAGAAAGAAGGACTAAATAGTTCCCTTATTCTACAACGGGATGAACGTTGGGCAAAAGAATCTTACGGTTGGGGTATTAATACTACCGTAGATAAAAATGCATGTGCAATTACATCACTTTCAATGATAAATGCCTATTGGAAAAACAGTGAATTATCCGTTACAGATGTACTTAATTGGGCTGGAAATGACTATTATACCGATTATGGTACTTCATGGAATATTTTCCCAGCATTCGCACAAAATTATGGGTACACTTATACCGACCTCGGAACACAGATAGATAGCGCCCTACCTTATTTAGAAGAAGATATACCTGTAGTCGCTTCTTTCAATCCAGGAATATTCACATCTGTTGGTCATATAATGGTGTTGTCACATGCAGATGAAGATGGTATTCGTATATTAGACCCAAATGATGATGTGTCGAAAAAATTTAGTCTTACAACATATTCAACAGAAGACATACAAGCATCACTGGCCCACCTTTGGGTATTTGAAGAAACAAACTAA
- a CDS encoding tyrosine-type recombinase/integrase, which translates to MAKRQTNNVQPIKDSVVLRQVQDTLLHNFKAGRRNYTIFQLGKATLLRVSDVLSLEYADIFTPDGVLKERVYIKDQKTGKPNTLYLKPIEKDLYLYKQWLDDNGIQSKWLFPSSSNQNTHITRKQYYKIMSKTGDLLGINYLGTHTMRKTGAYRVYEQTNYNIGFVMDLLNHSDQKSTLRYLGLDEVTREALLDKINFD; encoded by the coding sequence ATGGCAAAAAGACAGACAAACAACGTACAACCTATTAAGGATTCAGTGGTACTAAGACAGGTACAAGATACTCTCCTACATAACTTCAAAGCTGGAAGAAGAAACTACACTATCTTCCAACTAGGAAAAGCCACTCTCTTGAGAGTCAGTGACGTATTATCCCTTGAATATGCAGACATCTTTACACCAGATGGGGTACTCAAAGAACGAGTCTACATCAAAGACCAAAAGACAGGTAAACCCAACACCTTGTACCTCAAACCAATAGAAAAAGACTTGTATCTTTACAAACAATGGCTTGATGATAACGGCATTCAAAGCAAGTGGCTCTTCCCCTCTTCTTCCAATCAAAATACTCACATTACACGCAAGCAATACTACAAAATCATGAGCAAGACTGGCGATTTATTGGGTATCAACTACCTAGGGACACATACCATGAGAAAAACAGGCGCTTATCGAGTCTACGAACAGACCAACTATAATATAGGCTTTGTTATGGACTTGTTGAATCATTCCGATCAAAAATCTACCCTTCGCTACCTTGGATTAGATGAAGTTACAAGAGAAGCCCTATTAGACAAAATAAACTTTGATTAA
- a CDS encoding DUF3173 family protein, whose translation MNKLLMKKNDLMALGIGKARSERVIREAKQRMIEKGFPFYDDRRLGIVPTQVVEEILGISIINNNGGKRT comes from the coding sequence ATGAATAAACTACTAATGAAAAAGAATGATTTAATGGCTCTAGGGATAGGAAAGGCACGGTCAGAACGTGTCATTCGTGAAGCAAAACAACGAATGATAGAAAAAGGATTTCCTTTCTATGATGACAGAAGGCTCGGTATTGTACCTACACAGGTAGTAGAAGAAATACTAGGTATATCAATTATAAATAATAATGGAGGAAAAAGAACATGA
- a CDS encoding Arm DNA-binding domain-containing protein, producing MSIKLDKVNKTWMVEVTTGVDSDTGKTRRFIKRGIQTKTEALEIEAFYKKNYSILKNMEEDRYGS from the coding sequence ATGAGTATTAAATTAGATAAAGTAAATAAGACTTGGATGGTAGAGGTAACAACTGGAGTAGATTCAGATACAGGAAAAACTAGAAGATTTATCAAACGTGGCATTCAAACTAAGACAGAAGCACTTGAAATAGAAGCTTTCTACAAGAAAAACTACTCAATCTTAAAGAATATGGAGGAAGATAGATATGGGAGTTAA